The following coding sequences are from one Haliotis asinina isolate JCU_RB_2024 chromosome 3, JCU_Hal_asi_v2, whole genome shotgun sequence window:
- the LOC137278823 gene encoding uncharacterized protein — MDKRTKIQTLQKNSAVVNLTVFHDTVMEQFKRVSEEGRNRLSSKFENGFMNVLQQCYQDKKVEASEVYMKYMLNKGNVHISKTKWNTLDEFVRYQGKVGRFLVDYSSKIWYIKSLQKVESTPNALSPRPKSRYSDSNLKRQSYRNGRTPIKEDMCKNIARCDENTRVPPVMNTGSEPLERNDLKWTLKREKVAFKMSPRRSPYKKDHRPSISQKLQSNHLKPQGNRKSVLAEIMEEDEKEKERMNRRDSWLRPGIVVTIITDNYGRNNYRKNCRIIGLLSPCTGVAHVLCNDSILMVDQKYLMTLVPEVGGLAYIVNGAYRGEKGVVERICTDQNAKTVCRVRLHGGPYSGRLLKKLNCDDVCKLYEQ, encoded by the coding sequence ATGGACAAGCGTACCAAAATTCAGACTCTTCAGAAGAACAGCGCTGTTGTTAATTTAACTGTGTTCCACGACACTGTGATGGAACAGTTCAAAAGAGTGAGCGAGGAAGGAAGAAACAGACTATCTTCAAAATTTGAGAATGGATTTATGAATGTTCTGCAGCAGTGCTATCAAGACAAGAAAGTAGAAGCCAGCGAAGTTTACATGAAGTACATGCTGAACAAAGGTAATGTTCATATATCCAAAACGAAATGGAACACACTGGACGAGTTTGTTCGATACCAAGGAAAAGTTGGGCGATTCCTCGTGGACTACTCAAGCAAAATCTGGTACATCAAAAGTCTCCAGAAAGTGGAATCGACCCCGAACGCTTTGTCGCCACGACCTAAATCGCGTTACAGTGACAGTAATCTCAAACGACAAAGTTACCGTAATGGACGCACGCCTATTAAGGAAGATATGTGCAAGAACATTGCGCGGTGTGACGAAAACACAAGAGTTCCTCCAGTAATGAACACCGGATCAGAACCACTGGAACGAAACGATCTGAAGTGGACACTAAAACGAGAAAAAGTCGCTTTCAAAATGTCCCCACGACGATCTCCTTACAAGAAGGATCATAGGCCATCAATATCACAAAAACTTCAAAGCAACCATTTGAAACCTCAAGGCAACCGGAAGTCCGTGCTCGCAGAAATAATGGAAGAGGATGAGAAGGAAAAAGAAAGGATGAACCGACGGGACAGTTGGCTGCGCCCAGGCATCGTGGTAACCATCATCACAGACAATTATGGCAGAAATAACTACAGGAAGAACTGCAGGATCATAGGTCTTCTGTCTCCTTGTACTGGCGTCGCGCATGTGCTGTGTAACGACAGTATCTTGATGGTAGACCAGAAGTACCTCATGACTCTTGTGCCTGAGGTTGGGGGTTTAGCGTACATCGTTAATGGCGCGTACAGAGGAGAAAAAGGCGTGGTTGAGAGAATCTGCACGGATCAGAACGCTAAGACAGTGTGTCGTGTCAGATTACACGGGGGGCCATATAGTGGTAGGTTGCTGAAGAAATTGAATTGTGACGATGTGTGTAAACTTTATGAACAATAA
- the LOC137277807 gene encoding F-box only protein 33-like: MAAGPNWAYSPGVIIVEILSYLSLRDRLRAASICKRWRSCLFHPSLWNSVVFELGERGSAKSKFLADRCGRFVRGAVVKFNSLSVAEVRECGRILAILSENKNLRHFSLQPSSCHIEWPDTEAVHIIDKYLDLIECLIEHTCKLKHLSLGCVEELLVHSSSLLQKLSSKHGSSLQSLHLASVKEDSENYGIIDLSPAKFHNFYLLQSLSLDYDYLTNELLDQFANTDRAKLQKLCINVHGIEADHERITNDTWRKIRNYSPKLEVTLNLIHSYDGVASLLDIFQPAMPLIHFRQFFCSHVNMASISYISSHYRNSLKTLHIVDGLVDDMSSLYDNHDMEDPFVMLAWQCQKLEHFTLMGYVIGENDIVAIARLRGQQLKTLNIPARCISTAEDEEESNSWFSVGCVSRDFAKKVSESLRYDWLPIDDDDLPMAVLRDEADAEAAYMNTLLSDQVWEGD, from the exons ATGGCAGCAGGGCCGAACTGGGCATATTCGCCTGGTGTAATTATTGTTGAAATCCTTTCCTATTTGTCGCTTCGTGACAGACTCAGAGCAGCGTCTATCTGCAAGAGATGGAGATCGTGCCTTTTCCACCCATCACTGTGGAACAGTGTTGTGTTTGAACTTGGTGAAAGGGGCAGTGCGAAGTCAAAATTTCTTGCTGACAGATGTGGCCGTTTCGTGCGTGGGGCGGTTGTTAAATTCAACTCGCTCAGTGTCGCTGAAGTGAGAGAATGTGGCAGAATACTCGCTATCCTTTCGGAAAACAAGAACCTAAGGCATTTCTCCCTCCAACCTTCGAGTTGCCACATCGAATGGCCCGACACCGAGGCTGTCCATATTATTGACAA GTACCTGGACTTGATTGAATGTCTGATTGAGCACACTTGTAAACTGAAACACTTGTCTCTTGGATGTGTGGAGGAGCTCCTGGTGCACAGCAGCTCTCTCCTGCAGAAGCTGTCCTCCAAACACGGCTCCAGCCTCCAGTCTCTCCACCTGGCAAGTGTCAAGGAAGACAGCGAAAACTATGGCATCATTGACCTCAGCCCTGCCAAATTTCACAACTTCTACCTTTTGCAGAGCCTCAGTTTGGACTATGATTACTTGACAAATGAACTGCTGGATCAGTTCGCAAACACTGACAGAGCTAAGCTCCAGAAGCTCTGCATTAATGTTCATGGTATTGAAGCCGACCATGAACGCATCACCAATGATACCTGGAGGAAGATAAGAAACTACAGCCCCAAACTGGAGGTGACCCTCAATCTGATTCATTCCTATGatggagttgcctcccttctCGACATCTTTCAGCCAGCCATGCCACTTATTCATTTTCGACAGTTTTTCTGCTCGCATGTTAACATGGCTTCCATAAGTTATATCTCGTCACATTATCGGAACAGCCTGAAGACTCTCCACATTGTTGATGGTCTGGTAGATGATATGTCAAGTCTCTATGACAACCATGATATGGAGGACCCCTTCGTCATGCTAGCATGGCAGTGTCAGAAGCTGGAGCACTTTACACTCATGG GTTATGTTATTGGGGAGAATGACATTGTGGCAATAGCTCGTCTTCGAGGCCAGCAACTGAAGACACTCAACATTCCAGCGCGTTGTATCTCTACTGCTGAAGATGAGGAGGAGTCAAACTCGTGGTTCTCAGTCGGCTGTGTTAGTCGAGACTTTGCGAAGAAG GTATCTGAGAGCCTGCGTTACGATTGGCTGCccatagatgatgatgatttaccCATGGCTGTCCTGAGAGATGAAGCGGATGCTGAGGCCGCCTACATGAACACCCTCCTCTCTGACCAGGTGTGGGAGGGGGATTAG